One window of the Macaca thibetana thibetana isolate TM-01 chromosome 1, ASM2454274v1, whole genome shotgun sequence genome contains the following:
- the LOC126964152 gene encoding ATP synthase F(0) complex subunit C3, mitochondrial-like gives MFACAKLACTPALIRAGSRVAYRPISASVLSRPEARTGEGSTVFNGAQNGVSQLIQREFQTSVISRDIDTAAEFTGAGAATVGVAGSGAGIGTVFGSLIIGCARNPSLKQQLFSYAILGFALSEAMGLFCLMVAFLIVCHVTNYCLTCWHSY, from the coding sequence ATGTTCGCCTGCGCCAAGCTCGCCTGCACTCCCGCTCTGATCCGAGCTGGATCCAGAGTTGCATACAGACCAATTTCTGCATCAGTGTTATCTCGACCAGAGGCTAGGACTGGAGAGGGCTCTACGGTATTTAATGGGGCCCAGAATGGTGTGTCTCAGCTAATCCAaagggagtttcagaccagtgtAATCAGCAGAGACATTGATACTGCTGCCGAATTTACTGGTGCAGGTGCTGCAACAGTAGGAGTGGCTGGTTCTGGTGCGGGTATTGGAACAGTCTTTGGCAGCCTCATCATTGGTTGTGCCAGAAACCCTTCACTGAAGCAGCAGCTGTTCTCATATGCTATCCTGGGATTTGCCTTGTCTGAAGCTATGGGTCTCTTTTGTTTGATGGTTGCTTTCTTGATTGTTTGCCATGTAACAAATTACTGCTTGACATGTTGGCATTCTTATTAA